DNA from Daucus carota subsp. sativus chromosome 1, DH1 v3.0, whole genome shotgun sequence:
GAAAAATGATTTCTGTTTTCTTatataacttttataatatttaataattataataatggaGTTTTTTAGTTTTGACACCTGTGTGTTTTGTTAGTTAATGTCTAACAAATACAATTAAACGTATTAAATAGTTGAACAATGGAAGAAAATCAGCAAAAAACTTATGTATTATATACCTTCACTTCTGTAGATAGCACTTCACAGAGAGAGTTTAGTTCAATCTATGGCTAAAGGGACATCCCTATTAATTTATGGAATTATTGGAATGGATTAGCAGGTTTTTCTCAGGTAACATTATAGCATTATAGActatgattaattaaaaaactcaAGAACAAATTAAAAGTTTATAGAATGTATAAGGTACTGCAGGACATCATATTCGATCAGGtgctacatatacatataattatgacATTATTAtcttaattgaaaaattaatgTAACTTGGTACGTtatcaatttataatttattaatgttttgaaaGCAGAGCTCTTCAGACCTTGGAGCTGACACATGCTGCAATTGAAAATCCTCGGACTCTGTTCTATTATGATTAGGTGAGTAGACCTCTGTCTCCACTTTGATTCAGCATTGTTTGGTGCAGAAACATGTTACTTTCTTTTGAATCACCCACGTCTGTTCTGAAACCAATTATAAATATTGGTCTCAGAAATCTGGCCATGCTGAGACAGAGAAAGTGCacatacaaattaattaataaggACTTCCAGATAACATTGAAGAGCAGAAGAGTTAGAGAAGAGCAGCGTTTACAGAAATATTAAGTATTAGGACCCATTAGTATTGAGTTCATATTCAATGCTAACTTAATTCAAGGTGGGGGAGGGTTTTAATGTAGAATAAAATGTATCTTGGTATTGTTCAGAATGGCATGGTCTTCCGTCAAAACTCCTCGATCAGATCGTATGAAATAAGGACTGATCGGACTGCTTCTGTTGAAATTTTGATGAATCATTTGCAGGCGTACTTCCCCTATAAACTTATAGTTTCATGATGattcaattattaatttattatatcctAAACCAAACTGCATGGCTGATAGAGTCTAACCCCCATGGTTGGAATTGAAAAGCTTGGCATGTATCACAGGCTAGAGCATCTTTCATATTTAGGCATAAGGCTTTTACTTAATTAcaacttttaattatttctgCAGGAAACAGCTCTTAACCATGTAAAGAGTGCAGGGCTCCTGGGTGATGGATTTGATTCGACTACAGAAATGTGTACAAGAAACCTGATATGGGTGGCCACCAAAATGCAGGTTATGGTGAATCGCTATCCTACTTGGTAAGCTTGACTATAATGTCTCTGAGAAAAAATACAATCATAGTTATCTGAAAACTTAACAACTGTACCCTCAAAGGACCAAATATGTTGGCCGATTTTTGGCAACAATTTGCCTCTACATCACATTTACATTGCAAATTAAGTATCTTGGATAGTAGATGAagctttcattttcatttttggttgttgacTTGAACAACTAATACTCCAGGGCTGAAGGTTTAATCTTTCACATATTATGCAGGGGTGACGTGGTTCAAATAGATACTTGGGTGGCCCCTTCTGGGAAAAATGGAATGCGTCGTGATTGGCTTCTTCGTGACTACTATACAGGTAAAACATTGACTAGAGCTTCCAGGTAAATCCATCTGCTGTTTATGCACCATATTTTTATGTACCCTCCATGAGTTGTTAAGTGACTGATAACTATATGCATGATTTTCTGTGGAAGTTGTTGCCCTCTTTACAGTTGTAATAACTTTTTCTGCCTTATACAGATGAGATATATAGCTTCTTAGCTTGCTATACGTACATTACACCTTATATAATTTACTACAATTTCATAAATGTTATATTCACACTATAGTCCCCTCAGTTCTAGCTCATTCGTGTAGAAAATCATGCCCAAAACATTTATAAATCATGCCCATGAACTATCACTGCCACTCCCGTACCAAAATGGCCAGTAGTCACATATGGCATCATGATAATCATGCCCATGAATTATAGAAATCCTGTCCATGAATAATCCCTGACTCTGACACAAGAAACCAAACATAAAAgataaagaaatggttgggatagagggagtatttactaatataataatttataatttataattttaaaacccaataatttaatataaacaaaaaaaaagtgtcTTAATTcatgtatttaattttaattattggaaatcattaaatttttaagaaaaaacacTTATCAAGTTATTTCTTGCTGAATGATATCAACAATAATAAGTCAACAAATAACAATTCGGTTCCTACTAGTCTACCGCGTGCCATTTATTCCTAAAactcatataataaaattaaatttgaaataccTAAATTAGTGTTacattttaagaaattaaataaaacagagGAATCAAAATTCCACATATCAAAAGTAATGTGATAGAAAATATATGCAGTCGAAAACAAATTTGATGAAGGTCAATATCAaccattaaaattattaatttgaaaattttaatcttcaaaaccaaaaaaaattgacatatacaataattttaatttactttttgtttttagaaaataattctaatataccTAAGCTCAaccaaatttaaatataaatttaagcaaCCGAATGATGAttgaaaaaaccaaaaacaaattatggaaactatttattagattataaactTTGCAGaatagataaaataatttattatttagattAAGAACATATTcccataattcaaataaaaattgcaaatttctaataattttgcaactttgttttgtttatgtttACTCACTCCAGACATATGCAGTGTCCACGTACACGAAACCACACCGTCACAGAAACCCAAACAGATGTAGACTTCTGAAATAAATAACAATTTCAATCATATTCTAATTATATGTCCGTGACCCATAACCTATCTTTGTACTATAATATATTACTTCTAATCTATCATACAAGCAGTACATCGTATCTCTCCTTAATTAACTCTAATCTCCCGAGCTTTCAGAAAATAGTGATGGATACTCCTGCATTCGATCGTATCAGCAAGCTAACATGCAACAAAACAAGCTGGACCATTAAAGTTCGATTAACACGATTATGGAAGAGCATTAATGCAATTACGGGTGATTTCAAAGGATATAACATGATACTACTTGATGATGATGTAAGCCTTTTGATTTAATGGAAACATGTATAAGCAAAAAAGGTGAATACTTAACTATTTAAATTTCTTCCGGTCATTATAGCTCCCCTGGATCTCATTGTTTTGAAGAGGGGATAATATATGGGTCCAAATTAGATTACTGCTAAATGTttgttttatatgtttatttcaTGCTACTGCTGAGTGAGTTTGACACAGTGTCCATCACGGCCATGTACTTTGTTGTTTGTAACATACTAGGCCAGGACATAAGACCATGTGGTTTTCCACATAACatgttatatttatttaagatCTATTGTATGTGCTTATTCTTTTCGTATTTGCAGAAAACACATATTCATGCTTTCGCTGGATTGGATTTCGTGAATGAGATGGATGATGTTCCCGAAGAGAGGAAGGTTTATAACATATCAGAATTTAATGTTGACGATGCAAAATATTCTTATGTGGCAGTTAGTAATAAAAGTGAAATATACTTTCTAAAACGCACAAACATGACACTGATAGAGGAGGAGGACGACATGATTCCAAAATATAAGTTCGAACTGGTATCTTTAAACGCCTTGAAACTCAAAGTCGGAAACACCAAGATCTTGACAGGTATCGAGGTTCACATATACAAACTTCTGTATCATTAAAAAGTAACCTTCTGAAATTCAATCATCATTTATGTCTCATTAACAGATCTTATAGGATTAGTAGTAAATGTACTACCAATGCAAAGCCGCAACACACCAACGGGCCCAAAAGACATTTTGTTGATCGACATTACAGACGGAAGGTATATCAT
Protein-coding regions in this window:
- the LOC108213602 gene encoding uncharacterized protein LOC108213602 isoform X3 translates to MECVVIGFFVTTIQKIVMDTPAFDRISKLTCNKTSWTIKVRLTRLWKSINAITGDFKGYNMILLDDDKTHIHAFAGLDFVNEMDDVPEERKVYNISEFNVDDAKYSYVAVSNKSEIYFLKRTNMTLIEEEDDMIPKYKFELVSLNALKLKVGNTKILTDLIGLVVNVLPMQSRNTPTGPKDILLIDITDGSEKIRVTIWAEQAHELKEELEKWEDKDRIIIIMSCCITEYRKQLQANSLSPSKFYINPDYDAVHSAQ
- the LOC108213602 gene encoding uncharacterized protein LOC108213602 isoform X5 — encoded protein: MECVVIGFFVTTIQKTHIHAFAGLDFVNEMDDVPEERKVYNISEFNVDDAKYSYVAVSNKSEIYFLKRTNMTLIEEEDDMIPKYKFELVSLNALKLKVGNTKILTDLIGLVVNVLPMQSRNTPTGPKDILLIDITDGSEKIRVTIWAEQAHELKEELEKWEDKDRIIIIMSCCITEYRKQLQANSLSPSKFYINPDYDAVHSAQ
- the LOC108213602 gene encoding uncharacterized protein LOC108213602 isoform X1, whose translation is MSVTHNLSLYYNILLLIYHTSSTSYLSLINSNLPSFQKIVMDTPAFDRISKLTCNKTSWTIKVRLTRLWKSINAITGDFKGYNMILLDDDKTHIHAFAGLDFVNEMDDVPEERKVYNISEFNVDDAKYSYVAVSNKSEIYFLKRTNMTLIEEEDDMIPKYKFELVSLNALKLKVGNTKILTDLIGLVVNVLPMQSRNTPTGPKDILLIDITDGSEKIRVTIWAEQAHELKEELEKWEDKDRIIIIMSCCITEYRKQLQANSLSPSKFYINPDYDAVHSAQ
- the LOC108213602 gene encoding uncharacterized protein LOC108213602 isoform X2; the encoded protein is MSVTHNLSLYYNILLLIYHTSSTSYLSLINSNLPSFQKIVMDTPAFDRISKLTCNKTSWTIKVRLTRLWKSINAITGDFKGYNMILLDDDKTHIHAFAGLDFVNEMDDVPEERKVYNISEFNVDDAKYSYVAVSNKSEIYFLKRTNMTLIEEEDDMIPKYKFELVSLNALKLKVGNTKILTDLIGLVVNVLPMQSRNTPTGPKDILLIDITDGSEKIRVTIWAEQAHELKEELEKWEDKDRIIIIMSCCITEYRKQLQANSLSPSKFYINPDYDAVHSV
- the LOC108213602 gene encoding uncharacterized protein LOC108213602 isoform X4, whose protein sequence is MDTPAFDRISKLTCNKTSWTIKVRLTRLWKSINAITGDFKGYNMILLDDDKTHIHAFAGLDFVNEMDDVPEERKVYNISEFNVDDAKYSYVAVSNKSEIYFLKRTNMTLIEEEDDMIPKYKFELVSLNALKLKVGNTKILTDLIGLVVNVLPMQSRNTPTGPKDILLIDITDGSEKIRVTIWAEQAHELKEELEKWEDKDRIIIIMSCCITEYRKQLQANSLSPSKFYINPDYDAVHSAQ